A section of the Humulus lupulus chromosome 2, drHumLupu1.1, whole genome shotgun sequence genome encodes:
- the LOC133814830 gene encoding diacylglycerol kinase 4-like yields MSQVAGGDGTAGWLLGVVSDLKLSHPPAIATVPLGTGNNLPFAFGWGKKNPGTDQNAVKSFLRQVMDAKEMKIDSWHIMMRMRAPKEGPCDPIAPLKWIFFAFCYMNVSLLIQACLFMRLQNLVMCKLKIKDSISQWSDFYDTWIENLGFGILKNGFAISFSSCNSEKPVSDLLWMLIQALIFVKELAMPGNGEKESNLSKKNAHKLNDL; encoded by the exons ATGTCACAG GTTGCAGGTGGTGATGGAACCGCAGGGTGGCTTCTTGGAGTTGTTTCTGATCTCAAGTTATCTCATCCACCAGCAATTGCAACAGTGCCCTTAGGAACAGGAAACAATCTTCCATTTGCATTTGGCTGG GGGAAGAAAAATCCTGGGACGGATCAAAATGCGGTAAAGTCATTTTTGCGTCAAGTAATGGATGCTAAGGAAATGAAAATCGACAG CTGGCATATTATGATGAGGATGCGGGCTCCAAAAGAAGGTCCATGTGACCCTATTGCTCCTCTGAAATGGATATTTTTTGCTTTCTGTTATATGAATGTTTCTCTTCTTATTCAGGCTTGCTTATTCATGAG ATTGCAAAACCTTGTTATGTGCAAGCTAAAAATCAAGGATTCAATATCACAGTGGAGTGATTTCTATGACACATGG attgAGAATTTAGGTTTTGGGATTTTGAAAAATGGTTTCGCTATCTCATTCTCTAGTTGTAATTCTGAAAAACCAGTTTCAGATCTTCTTTGGATGTTGATTCAA GCACTTATTTTTGTGAAAGAATTAGCTATGCCTGGAAATGGAGAGAAAGAGTCAAATTTGAGCAAGAAAAACGCTCACAAACTCAATGATTTATAA